The Thioalkalivibrio nitratireducens DSM 14787 DNA segment GGGTACGCGGCCCACAGAAGGCGCCGACCAAGGAGCGCGTCACCATCCGTCTTTCGGCCGATGTGGTCGCCCGGTTTCGCGCCACCGGCGCCGGCTGGCAGACCCGCATGGACGCCGCACTCAAGGATTGGCTGCGAACCCATTCGCCGGATTGAGGGGCTTGGCCCATGGCCCGTACGAGTTGACACCTGACACCATTAATAATCAGGGCCTTACCCTGGTCCGACCCCGGAAGGGGGCACCGGCTCGTACTTAACGCTCGATGCGGCATAAAAGGCGGTTCGAGGCTAAGTGCTACCATCAAGCGCATCGATCGGTGGAGGCTGGTTGTGGTGGCCAGAGAACGACCGGCCCCGGCTCGATCTCGCGTTGTGCTACGGTCATTCAGTCGATAGGCGAGGCGCAAGATGCAGACCGTTTCCGTGTCCCCGAAGTACCAGGTTGTCATCCCCCCGCGAGCTGCGCATTGCCCTCGGTATTCGTCCGGGCCAGAAGCAGCTCCAGGCGCTGCGCTATGCCGACCGTCTGGAACTGATCCCCCAGCGCTCGATTGCCGATGCACGTGGGTTCCTTCGCGGAATCGACACCCGCGTCGAGCGCGAGGACGATCGCGTTTGAACGTCGTCGATTCCAGCGGCTGGTTGGGGTGCTGCGGCGACGGACCCAACGCCGAAGCCTTCGCGGAACCGCTCGCGCAACCGGAGGAACTCGTTGTCCCGGCGATCAGCGTCTTCGAGGATTTCAAACGAGTGCTGCAGCAGCGCGACGAGACCGCGGCCATTCAGGCCGCGGCACTGATGCGGCAGGGCCGCGTGATCGCTCTCGACGGCAGCCTCGCGATGGCGGCCGCCAAGCTTTCCGTCGATCTCTCATTGCCGATGGCGGACAGCATCATCCTCGCAACCGCTCGGGAGTTCGGTGCGACGCTCTGGACCCAGGATGCAGATTTCGAGGGAATCGAGGGCATTCAGGCGCCCACGCCCCGCGCTCGTTGATTGCAAAGCACCCTGCGCCAGGCCGAAACGCTCTCCCGTCATCCCGGCCGCAGCGTATCGGAGAGCCGGACTACCCGCGCAGCGCGTTGACGAGCCGCAGGCTGGCCCGAAGGGCGAGCGAAGCGCATCATGCCTGTACGGCGGAAACGAACCTGCCAGCGTTGCAGTCGCCATTGTCTGGACCAGAGATAAGGAGTGCGCCATGGAAGGCGGGGAGCAGAACGACGACTACGATTCCCCATGGAAGGACGCGATCACCCGCTACCTGCCGGAGTTCATGGCGTTCTACTTTTCGAACGCCGATGCCGAGATCGATTGGAACCGGCCGCACGGTTGCTCTATCAGCGGGGCTGGGACCGGCAGCGGATCATCGATCTGTTCGCGGTGATCGACTGGCTGCTACGCTTGCCGCAAGAACTGGAAGAACGGCTATGGGGAGCGGTGATGGAACTGGAGCAGGAGAAGAACATGCCATACGTGACATCGATTGAGCGGATCGGGCTGCGCCGGGGCCTGGACCAGGGCCGGGAGGAAGGCCGGAAGGAAGGTCGGAAGGAAGGCGAGGCCACCGTGCTCTTGCGTCTGATCGAACTCAAGTTCGGCCCGCCGGATGCCGCCATGCGCAAGCGCGTGGAATCCGCTGATGCGGAGACGCTGCTGCGCTGGTCTGAACGCATCCTGACCGCCGCGAGTCTGGACGAACTCTTCGCCTGATCTCGTTGGCCGCA contains these protein-coding regions:
- a CDS encoding BrnA antitoxin family protein → MANRKPLIDGAGEVRELDADDLALFRPAEEVLSASLRKKLGVRGPQKAPTKERVTIRLSADVVARFRATGAGWQTRMDAALKDWLRTHSPD
- a CDS encoding type II toxin-antitoxin system VapC family toxin, translated to MNVVDSSGWLGCCGDGPNAEAFAEPLAQPEELVVPAISVFEDFKRVLQQRDETAAIQAAALMRQGRVIALDGSLAMAAAKLSVDLSLPMADSIILATAREFGATLWTQDADFEGIEGIQAPTPRAR
- a CDS encoding DUF4351 domain-containing protein → MLYQRGWDRQRIIDLFAVIDWLLRLPQELEERLWGAVMELEQEKNMPYVTSIERIGLRRGLDQGREEGRKEGRKEGEATVLLRLIELKFGPPDAAMRKRVESADAETLLRWSERILTAASLDELFA